From Cecembia calidifontis, one genomic window encodes:
- a CDS encoding porin family protein has product MKKIIFISLMLIITASSEVFAQFGVRAGANISNFQGFDFQSRIGMHLGAYYGYEFNSDFSIEPGIFYSQKGFKSNSLEIKENVNYLDIPVLVKYHFEDVFNVFAGPQGSLTLSRNYKEGDFNSKNTGVLRGYDLAAVIGAGVKLPYDLNVQLSYDLGLLSLNYFDQNVKNRVFKISVGKSF; this is encoded by the coding sequence ATGAAAAAAATCATTTTCATTTCTTTAATGCTTATCATAACAGCATCCTCTGAGGTTTTTGCACAATTTGGTGTAAGGGCCGGGGCCAATATCTCCAATTTTCAGGGTTTTGATTTTCAATCCAGAATTGGGATGCACCTTGGCGCTTATTACGGATATGAATTTAACTCAGATTTCAGCATTGAACCGGGTATTTTCTATTCCCAAAAAGGATTTAAATCAAACAGCCTGGAGATCAAAGAAAATGTAAATTATCTAGATATTCCGGTTCTGGTAAAGTATCATTTTGAGGATGTTTTTAATGTTTTTGCAGGGCCTCAAGGATCATTGACCTTATCCAGAAACTACAAAGAAGGAGACTTTAATTCCAAAAACACTGGTGTCCTCAGGGGTTATGATTTAGCTGCAGTAATCGGTGCCGGAGTAAAATTGCCTTATGATCTGAATGTTCAGCTGTCTTATGATTTAGGTTTGCTAAGTCTCAATTATTTTGATCAGAACGTGAAGAACAGGGTATTTAAAATCTCTGTGGGTAAATCATTCTAA